From Lolium perenne isolate Kyuss_39 chromosome 5, Kyuss_2.0, whole genome shotgun sequence, a single genomic window includes:
- the LOC127304222 gene encoding F-box protein At5g49610-like → MPLPGSGGVTVLDDLPESIVVEEILIRLPPKDILRCRAVCKCWRSATSTDKFMLDHHRRQPLLPILSHAYGQDLDEQDGRLFVSRDAGAGQQQLSFPVIRCSPRHGRLHGALDGMRVSEGPRYFICNPVTRKCAPLWTPQMEGDFHHHIVCFYRLQQPAGEYRVLWATSPVYIDPANANYMTSYNVVAVGSDNPRCIRQACIPHPTDVVALLGSGVTGWAVQLVQLANYPPVHHRGNLHWELGISCIIVFNTTTEVFRLMSSPAQLRAQELLLVEMDGALAFCSFSTNRDTLDVWVMQDYDAEIWAFKHRINLSVVDTTSRWDSRMTMYAKMAVLNGCELLIQFSLGHVLHYDSHGKFLGYVKSEEDRKIYLWVTTHYLQESVFPLPLIHEMREEDAASKEPPFFVGL, encoded by the coding sequence ATGCCACTGCCAGGCAGCGGCGGCGTGACCGTCCTGGACGACCTTCCCGAGTCGATCGTCGTCGAAGAGATCCTCATCCGTTTACCGCCCAAGGACATCCTCCGCTGCCGCGCCGTTTGCAAGTGCTGGCGCAGTGCCACCTCTACCGACAAGTTCATGCTGGACCACCACCGTCGCCAGCCCTTGCTCCCGATCCTCAGCCACGCCTATGGCCAAGACCTCGACGAGCAGGACGGCCGCCTCTTCGTCTCCCGTGACGCCGGTGCCGGCCAACAACAGCTCAGCTTCCCTGTCATCCGTTGCTCCCCCCGCCATGGTAGACTCCATGGCGCCCTTGATGGTATGCGCGTCTCCGAGGGACCCCGGTACTTCATCTGCAACCCGGTCACCCGCAAGTGTGCTCCACTATGGACGCCTCAAATGGAGGGGGATTTTCACCACCATATTGTCTGTTTCTATCGGCTTCAACAACCAGCAGGAGAATATCGGGTGCTTTGGGCCACTAGCCCGGTATACATCGACCCAGCAAACGCGAATTACATGACATCTTACAATGTCGTAGCGGTGGGATCGGATAATCCAAGATGCATCCGACAGGCATGCATTCCACACCCAACCGACGTCGTCGCCTTACTTGGAAGTGGTGTTACGGGGTGGGCTGTTCAGCTCGTGCAATTAGCCAATTACCCACCGGTACACCACCGTGGCAACCTGCACTGGGAACTTGGAATATCCTGCATAATAGTGTTCAACACGACGACTGAGGTATTTCGGTTAATGTCTAGTCCTGCCCAGTTGCGCGCACAGGAGTTGTTGCTTGTTGAGATGGATGGCGCTCTTGCTTTCTGCAGCTTCAGCACTAACAGAGACACCTTAGATGTTTGGGTGATGCAAGACTACGATGCTGAAATTTGGGCTTTCAAACATCGGATTAATTTGTCAGTGGTGGATACAACATCACGTTGGGATTCAAGGATGACAATGTACGCCAAGATGGCTGTGCTCAATGGGTGCGAGCTACTGATCCAGTTCTCTCTTGGGCATGTACTACATTATGATAGTCATGGCAAGTTCTTAGGATATGTGAAAAGCGAAGAGGACCGAAAAATCTACTTGTGGGTTACCACGCATTACCTCCAGGAGAGTGTTTTTCCCCTTCCACTAATCCATGAGATGAGAGAAGAAGATGCTGCAAGTAAGGAGCCTCCATTTTTCGTAGGGCTATAG